ACGCTTGTAGTACTGGTTTACCATTTGCTCCTTGGGGATAGTCTATCACAGTGACGGCACCGTTACCCTGTTTGATATTCCAAAAATTGGCGGGATTTAATCCTAATAATGCGCAAATAATGACCTTGTTAATGGCGTCGTGGGCAACTACTATACCAGTTTGGGATTCAGTACTAAAAGTTTCCACTATTTCTTGCCAACAGGCGATCGCCCTCTTCCACACTTGATCTAAATTTTCTCCTTCGGGCATTTGTACGGTTGCGGGAGTTTGTTGCCATTGTTCTAGCAACCCGGGAAATTCGGCTTCAATTTCACTCTCTAATTTACCTTCCCACAAACCGTGACTAATTTCTACTAAATCGGCGCGAGTTTCTAGAGAGATATGGGGATGATGGGCGATGATTATTTCTGCTGTCTCTTTAGGGCGTAACATCGGACTGGTGATAGCAAAGTCTAGATGGACATCTCGGAGAAAGATGGCAGCTAATTCGGCTTGTTCTCTACCTTTTTGATTGAGGGGGATATCCCTGGTTCCTTGAAAACGTCCCGCCCTATTCCAGTCTGTTTCACCGTGGCGCACCAGTAACAGGCGTAGGGGATTGGGGTGCGATCGCACTGGGGGAATGGGTATACCGAGATGGGCGGTTTGGTTCAGAGATTCTAACTGTACTGGATCTGTCCAACCCCCTGTGAAGTTTAAAATATTGATACAACAGTTGGATTGTTGCAAGCTGTGATAGTATTCCGGATTCATGCTCACTGCGCTCATAATCAGACAGCGGTTAATGCCGTTGTGAGCTACGATTAAGATAGTTTCTCCCTCGTGTTGGGGTAAGTAGCTTTGCCAAAAGTTTTGAGCTTGGGTATATAGAGATAACACCGGAGAGAATTCCTCCCCCCCTGATCTAGTCATTTTGAGTTCTTGGGGTTGGTTCTTCCAAAGACGATAAACTTCGGGAAATTTTTCCTTGACGTCGTCTTTGACCATATTTTCCCAGAGAGGTAAATCGATTTCTTTCAACATTTCTAGGGGTTGCACCCTAAGAGGATGTTCCCGGGAGTTACTAATAATCTCAGCGGTACCCATGGCGCGCTGTAGAGGACTGCAGTAAATAGCAGTCAATGGGTAGTCTTTGAGGGTTTCTCCTAGTATTTGTGCGTCTTGTTGACCTTTGGCTGTAAGTACTGATTCATCGCTACGTCCCTGTATGCGCTTTTGAACGTTATAATTGCTTTGACCATGACGGGCAATAATTACGCGAGTAGTCAATCTTTTTCTCCCGGGTTTTGAAATTGGTATTGTTGCCAAGATTTTACCTCAAAAAATGCACTTAATTCTATGGAACCACCTCTAGAAAGAATCAAGCTATCACAAACGGCTAAAGATCAACTGGTCAAGTTAAAAAGATACACTAAAATCGCACAATGGAATATTTTATGTCGCTGGGGATTTTGTCGTTCTTTGGCTGAAGAGAGTATTCCTTCGCCGGTGCCTTTACCCGCGGATAGTAATCTAGAATTAACTTGGCGCGTTTTTGGTGGAGAAGTGGGGGATCTGCTGATTGTGGCTTTGAAACAACGTTGTTATAACGATGGTTTGGGAACGGATCCCGAAACTCTAGCCCAGCAGTTTCGCCTCCATCTACACCGTGGTATTGGCTATTTGGCGGGAGATCTTAATCTTAAGAGTATAGAAGGATTAGTCAAAATTGCGACAAATAAAGTTTAAACCCAATTAGTACCGTTTCTCCCTCTAAAACCGTTGGTAGATCAAAAATTGCAGGGTTTTGAGAGGGTCGATAAATTATTACCTGCTGGTTTTGTGGATTAATTAACCATCCCAGACGCAACCCGCTATCTAAATATTCCCTCATTTTAGTTTCTAGATTGCTTAAATCCCA
This window of the Gloeocapsa sp. PCC 73106 genome carries:
- the dndE gene encoding DNA sulfur modification protein DndE, whose protein sequence is MEPPLERIKLSQTAKDQLVKLKRYTKIAQWNILCRWGFCRSLAEESIPSPVPLPADSNLELTWRVFGGEVGDLLIVALKQRCYNDGLGTDPETLAQQFRLHLHRGIGYLAGDLNLKSIEGLVKIATNKV
- a CDS encoding histidine phosphatase family protein, producing MTTRVIIARHGQSNYNVQKRIQGRSDESVLTAKGQQDAQILGETLKDYPLTAIYCSPLQRAMGTAEIISNSREHPLRVQPLEMLKEIDLPLWENMVKDDVKEKFPEVYRLWKNQPQELKMTRSGGEEFSPVLSLYTQAQNFWQSYLPQHEGETILIVAHNGINRCLIMSAVSMNPEYYHSLQQSNCCINILNFTGGWTDPVQLESLNQTAHLGIPIPPVRSHPNPLRLLLVRHGETDWNRAGRFQGTRDIPLNQKGREQAELAAIFLRDVHLDFAITSPMLRPKETAEIIIAHHPHISLETRADLVEISHGLWEGKLESEIEAEFPGLLEQWQQTPATVQMPEGENLDQVWKRAIACWQEIVETFSTESQTGIVVAHDAINKVIICALLGLNPANFWNIKQGNGAVTVIDYPQGANGKPVLQALNITTHLGSGILDRTAAGAL